Proteins from a genomic interval of uncultured Flavobacterium sp.:
- a CDS encoding SusC/RagA family TonB-linked outer membrane protein produces the protein MKTKLISLVFIGGMILSANAKEVAIKKHLFEQKSNQVEISGQILGQDDGMPISGATIYAESNNKIATISDENGRFKLNVPENEVHIIVSYMGYETLSFALLKTTSLTIRLKPAENVLNQVVVTALGVKKSTKSIAYAVTELKGTEFTKAKETNIANALVGKIAGVNVSSTATGPNGSTRVVIRGNGSLNGNNQPMYVVNDLPIDNTQLNLPGIGNGPGSTRINVDRGDGTSVINPDDIKTITVLKGGTAAALYGANAANGVILIQTKRGTAQKGIGVEYNTSFTFETPSIKPDWQYEYGSGANGKKPTTKAEAIADGRWSWGAKMDGTDVIQFDGVARPYVAQKNNIKNFYETGTTFINSIALSGGTEKATGRLSFSNTDNQGVVPNNDFNRKSINIASNVNLTDWLKFDVVAQYNLEKSNNRVTVSDAEANPNWGTYMIANTVDIRNLAPGYDENGIEEAWNPVAVATNPYFAVNKIKNKDTKNRFIGMLNVKLNFTPELFLQGRIGQDFTDYDFFGYIPKTTLNNPIGYAQGSRVKLSNLNSEAILNYTKKNIYGDFSLNALLGVNSRTTLRDETRVEGSGFVLDDFYALSNLSTLTYSYPYGKTKTNSVYGAVDLDYKNIVYLNFTGRQDWFSTLSKDNNTVFYPSVGTSIILSEIAKMPEFVSFAKLRTSWAQVGGATPDPYALNQSYSMVQGGHNGQQLQTPTGSRVPNATLSPLTSTTFEIGTDLGFFNNRLNLDFAWYNRATTNDIVETTISNASGANTALLNLGKMRNKGVEVLLSGKIITSENFSWDASFNGSYNKNTVEALTDQLNSITMATSVNGYVTITSDVGRPYSIIKGYKPLKDANGNTVYNVSGGSASIARGSLEELGQGVHPWAAGISNEFKYKDISFSFLIDGKFGGSLYSGTDLYGTRMGLTKLTLEGRESGLPIKGVDTNGNPVDMVIAPENLRTYYDGLRNISSTFVYDASFIKLRQVILGYQLPISKIRGLSKLQGASISFVARNLFILYKKTPNVDPESVFSAGNAQGVEQFGVPKTRSFGLSLNVKF, from the coding sequence ATGAAAACAAAGCTTATTTCATTAGTGTTTATTGGGGGAATGATTCTCTCAGCAAATGCAAAAGAGGTTGCAATTAAAAAGCACCTTTTTGAACAAAAAAGCAATCAGGTTGAAATTTCAGGCCAAATATTAGGTCAGGATGACGGAATGCCAATTTCCGGAGCTACTATTTATGCAGAAAGCAATAATAAAATAGCAACAATATCTGATGAAAACGGAAGATTTAAACTAAATGTTCCCGAAAACGAAGTTCACATTATTGTATCATACATGGGATACGAGACCTTATCATTTGCTTTACTTAAAACTACAAGCTTAACCATTAGATTAAAACCTGCAGAAAATGTTCTGAATCAGGTGGTGGTAACAGCACTTGGGGTTAAAAAAAGCACTAAATCAATTGCATACGCAGTAACTGAACTTAAAGGAACTGAATTTACAAAGGCGAAAGAAACCAATATCGCCAATGCATTAGTTGGAAAAATTGCCGGTGTAAACGTGAGCAGCACTGCAACAGGACCAAACGGTTCGACCAGAGTTGTAATTCGTGGAAATGGTTCCTTAAACGGAAACAACCAGCCAATGTATGTTGTAAATGATTTACCAATAGACAATACCCAGCTTAACCTACCGGGTATTGGAAATGGTCCGGGATCAACAAGAATCAACGTTGACCGCGGTGACGGAACTTCTGTTATAAATCCTGATGACATTAAAACGATTACGGTTTTAAAAGGAGGAACAGCTGCTGCGCTTTATGGTGCAAATGCTGCAAATGGAGTTATCTTGATTCAGACTAAAAGAGGAACTGCTCAAAAAGGAATTGGAGTGGAATATAATACTTCATTTACCTTTGAAACGCCATCAATCAAACCAGATTGGCAGTATGAATACGGTTCTGGAGCCAATGGAAAAAAACCAACTACTAAAGCGGAAGCTATTGCTGACGGACGTTGGTCTTGGGGAGCAAAAATGGACGGAACTGATGTAATTCAGTTTGACGGAGTTGCAAGACCTTATGTTGCACAAAAAAACAATATCAAAAATTTCTACGAAACCGGAACAACATTTATAAATTCTATTGCTTTGTCCGGCGGAACTGAAAAAGCTACAGGACGTCTTTCATTCTCAAACACAGACAATCAAGGCGTTGTACCAAATAATGATTTTAATCGCAAAAGCATCAACATTGCCAGTAATGTAAACTTAACTGATTGGCTAAAATTTGATGTTGTAGCGCAATACAATTTAGAAAAATCAAATAATAGAGTTACCGTTTCTGATGCAGAAGCTAACCCAAACTGGGGAACATACATGATTGCCAACACTGTTGACATTAGAAATCTTGCCCCAGGTTATGATGAAAATGGTATTGAGGAAGCCTGGAACCCGGTTGCAGTGGCTACAAACCCTTATTTTGCAGTAAATAAAATCAAAAACAAAGACACTAAAAATCGTTTCATCGGAATGCTAAATGTAAAACTGAACTTTACTCCTGAGTTATTCCTTCAAGGTAGAATTGGACAAGATTTTACAGATTATGATTTCTTTGGATACATCCCAAAAACAACTTTAAACAATCCTATAGGATATGCACAAGGTTCAAGAGTGAAATTATCTAATTTGAACTCAGAGGCAATTCTTAATTATACTAAGAAAAACATCTACGGAGATTTCTCATTAAACGCTCTATTGGGCGTAAACTCCCGTACTACTTTAAGAGATGAAACAAGAGTAGAAGGTTCAGGTTTTGTATTGGATGATTTTTATGCTTTGAGCAATTTGTCTACACTTACTTATAGTTATCCTTACGGAAAAACAAAAACAAACTCAGTTTATGGAGCTGTAGATTTAGATTATAAAAACATTGTTTACTTAAACTTCACAGGACGTCAGGATTGGTTTTCGACTCTTTCAAAAGACAACAATACTGTATTTTATCCGTCTGTTGGAACAAGTATAATTCTTTCGGAAATTGCAAAAATGCCAGAATTTGTTTCATTTGCTAAACTTAGAACTTCCTGGGCACAAGTTGGTGGTGCAACGCCAGATCCTTACGCGTTAAACCAATCTTATTCAATGGTTCAGGGCGGACATAATGGTCAACAATTACAAACTCCAACCGGCTCAAGAGTTCCTAACGCAACTTTAAGTCCATTGACATCAACAACATTTGAAATTGGAACTGATTTAGGATTTTTCAACAATCGCTTAAATCTTGATTTTGCCTGGTACAACCGTGCAACTACAAATGATATTGTCGAAACTACAATTTCAAATGCTTCAGGTGCAAACACTGCTTTATTAAACCTTGGTAAAATGAGAAACAAAGGAGTTGAAGTTTTACTTAGCGGAAAAATCATTACTTCAGAAAATTTCTCCTGGGATGCAAGTTTCAACGGATCTTATAACAAAAATACTGTTGAAGCGCTTACAGATCAGTTAAACTCAATTACTATGGCAACTTCTGTAAACGGATATGTCACTATAACAAGTGATGTTGGTCGTCCTTATAGTATCATAAAAGGATACAAACCTCTTAAAGATGCTAACGGAAATACAGTTTATAACGTAAGTGGAGGTTCAGCAAGTATTGCAAGAGGCTCGCTGGAAGAATTAGGTCAGGGAGTTCATCCTTGGGCAGCAGGTATCAGCAATGAATTCAAATATAAAGACATATCATTCAGCTTCCTGATTGATGGTAAATTTGGAGGTAGTTTATACTCCGGAACTGATTTGTACGGAACTCGTATGGGTTTAACAAAATTAACTCTTGAAGGTCGTGAATCAGGTTTACCAATCAAAGGTGTTGATACAAACGGAAATCCAGTTGATATGGTTATTGCACCTGAAAACCTTAGAACGTATTATGATGGTTTAAGAAACATTTCATCAACTTTTGTTTACGATGCAAGTTTCATAAAATTAAGACAAGTAATTCTTGGTTACCAATTACCAATCAGCAAAATAAGAGGTTTGTCTAAACTTCAGGGAGCTTCTATATCATTTGTTGCAAGAAACTTATTCATTCTTTATAAGAAAACACCAAACGTAGATCCGGAATCTGTATTTAGTGCAGGAAACGCACAAGGTGTAGAACAATTTGGAGTGCCAAAAACCAGAAGTTTCGGTTTAAGTTTAAATGTCAAATTTTAA
- a CDS encoding gluconate:H+ symporter: protein MSILILTACIAFLIIQIAWLKINPFIAFIITALLAGLFLGLPIDTLPQTVQKGLGEMLGSITLIIVFGTCIGKLTVSSGAANVIAKTVMGWTGKKYVRLGLMITGFIVGIPLFYSVGFVLLVPLIFSVAHQFKLSKVYLGIPMLASLSVAHGFLPPHPSPMALSSILNADIGLVLVYGIIIAIPTIFIAGLLFSNLLKNIKTESDHEILNVEEIINEGKQPSFSLSLFSALFPVFGLTLTSILPMISKNETLVNICKTVGEPSMIMLISLLICTYTLGIRMNRSITSVMDDYAVAIKDVALIVLIVGGAGGLKEVMIVSGVNETIVASLTQTNIHPYLLAWMMAAIIRVCVGSATAAGLMTASVLLPLLQTTGLDPNLLVLSVGAGSLMCSHVNDPSFWMFKEYFNISLKDTFKSWTVMESLVSVLGIIFVFILNSIIH from the coding sequence ATGAGCATTTTAATTCTTACGGCATGCATTGCGTTTTTAATCATTCAGATAGCTTGGCTTAAAATCAATCCGTTTATTGCCTTTATCATAACAGCTCTATTAGCAGGTCTATTTTTAGGCCTGCCAATAGATACTTTGCCTCAAACGGTTCAAAAAGGTTTGGGCGAAATGTTAGGATCTATCACTCTGATTATTGTTTTCGGAACCTGTATTGGTAAACTTACCGTTTCATCAGGTGCCGCCAATGTAATTGCAAAAACTGTTATGGGATGGACGGGCAAAAAGTACGTTCGTCTTGGCTTAATGATTACCGGATTTATTGTTGGGATACCACTTTTTTATAGTGTCGGATTTGTTTTGTTAGTTCCATTAATCTTCTCAGTAGCCCATCAATTTAAGCTTTCAAAAGTATATCTCGGTATTCCAATGCTCGCGTCACTTTCAGTAGCACACGGTTTTTTGCCTCCACATCCATCTCCAATGGCTTTAAGCAGTATTTTAAATGCTGATATTGGACTCGTTTTAGTTTACGGAATCATCATTGCGATTCCAACTATTTTTATTGCGGGTTTGTTGTTTTCGAATTTACTTAAAAACATCAAAACCGAATCAGATCATGAAATTCTAAATGTCGAAGAAATCATAAACGAAGGAAAACAACCTAGTTTTTCATTGAGTTTATTCTCAGCATTATTTCCGGTTTTCGGATTAACACTGACTTCGATATTACCAATGATTTCAAAAAATGAGACTTTGGTAAACATTTGCAAAACGGTTGGAGAACCAAGTATGATTATGCTAATTTCACTATTGATTTGCACATATACTTTAGGAATCAGAATGAACCGAAGCATCACATCTGTAATGGACGACTACGCCGTTGCCATAAAAGATGTTGCTTTGATTGTTTTAATTGTGGGAGGAGCCGGCGGTCTAAAAGAAGTTATGATTGTAAGCGGGGTAAACGAAACTATTGTAGCATCATTAACACAAACAAACATACATCCATATTTATTGGCATGGATGATGGCAGCGATAATTCGCGTTTGTGTTGGGTCTGCAACAGCAGCCGGATTAATGACTGCCAGCGTTTTACTACCTTTGTTACAAACAACGGGACTTGATCCCAACCTACTCGTTTTATCCGTTGGAGCCGGAAGTTTGATGTGCTCACACGTCAACGATCCAAGCTTTTGGATGTTCAAAGAATATTTTAATATCAGCCTGAAAGACACTTTCAAATCATGGACCGTCATGGAATCATTAGTATCTGTTTTAGGAATCATTTTCGTTTTTATTTTAAACTCTATAATACATTAA
- a CDS encoding sugar kinase, whose protein sequence is MNATSQTRIATFGELLLRMNVADGNRFTQANEIKIHVGGAEANVCVLLSQLGIQTDYITRLPKNDLAQLAVNELQKYKVNTSKCVYGGERLGLYFVESGNQIRQSQVIYDRSNSSFATIEKDQINWDLALADATHFHWSGISPGVSNEAGLACKEAILAAHKKGLPISSDFNYRSKLWQYGKHPSEIMPDLLQYSTITVADLDAIEIYFVIKTDRNESDENRFQKTFELLKVKMPFLKTLAMSFRKSDGPAHLYKGLLIHDDNFYQTEEHKIHVVTDQIGSGDAFNAGLLYGLSNKLSGQECIEWATACGVIKQSIHGDFAITNLDEISHFIKNGSSNRINR, encoded by the coding sequence ATGAATGCAACATCACAAACTAGAATTGCAACTTTTGGAGAATTATTACTCCGGATGAATGTTGCTGATGGAAATAGATTTACACAAGCCAATGAAATAAAAATTCATGTTGGCGGTGCCGAAGCAAATGTTTGTGTTTTACTTTCTCAACTCGGGATTCAAACTGATTACATTACACGATTACCAAAAAATGATTTGGCACAATTAGCGGTAAACGAACTTCAGAAATACAAAGTAAATACTTCAAAATGTGTTTATGGCGGAGAACGCTTGGGCTTGTATTTTGTCGAATCAGGAAATCAAATCAGACAATCGCAGGTTATTTACGATAGAAGTAATTCTTCTTTTGCGACTATAGAGAAAGATCAAATTAATTGGGATTTGGCTTTAGCCGATGCAACTCATTTTCATTGGTCCGGAATAAGTCCGGGAGTTTCTAATGAAGCAGGTTTAGCCTGCAAAGAAGCAATTCTTGCAGCACACAAAAAAGGTTTGCCAATTTCTTCTGATTTTAATTACCGATCAAAATTATGGCAATACGGAAAACATCCTTCTGAAATTATGCCCGATTTGCTTCAATACAGTACAATTACTGTTGCAGATCTTGATGCGATTGAAATTTATTTCGTAATAAAAACAGACAGAAACGAATCCGATGAAAATCGTTTTCAAAAAACATTCGAATTATTAAAAGTAAAAATGCCTTTTCTAAAAACTCTGGCGATGAGTTTTAGAAAATCAGATGGACCAGCACATTTATACAAAGGCTTATTGATTCATGACGATAATTTTTATCAAACAGAAGAACACAAAATACACGTTGTAACCGATCAAATTGGTTCCGGAGATGCTTTTAACGCCGGATTATTATACGGATTATCCAATAAATTATCCGGACAAGAATGCATCGAATGGGCAACAGCCTGCGGCGTAATCAAGCAAAGTATTCACGGAGATTTTGCCATAACCAATCTCGACGAAATAAGTCATTTTATTAAAAACGGCTCAAGTAATAGAATTAATAGATAA
- a CDS encoding RidA family protein: MNLLPQEKFETLGLSLPPAPQPLGIYKPYLVDGKYLYLSGHGPVNDDKSLIIGRIGDDMDIEEGKLAARQVGLTMLSTIVTNFGSLDKVKRVIKVLGMVNCNGDFLRHPYVINGCSELFAEVWGQENGIGVRSAVGMGSLPDNIPVEVEAVFELF, translated from the coding sequence ATGAATTTATTACCACAAGAAAAATTTGAAACATTAGGCTTATCATTACCGCCGGCGCCGCAGCCACTTGGTATCTATAAACCTTATTTAGTTGATGGTAAATATTTATATCTTTCAGGTCATGGACCTGTTAATGATGACAAATCCTTAATCATTGGTCGAATTGGCGATGACATGGATATCGAAGAAGGAAAATTAGCAGCAAGACAAGTCGGCTTGACAATGCTTTCTACAATTGTAACCAATTTTGGAAGCCTTGATAAAGTTAAACGAGTGATAAAAGTTTTAGGAATGGTCAATTGTAACGGCGATTTTTTAAGACATCCGTACGTAATAAACGGTTGCAGCGAATTGTTTGCCGAAGTTTGGGGACAAGAAAACGGAATTGGAGTAAGAAGCGCCGTAGGAATGGGATCTTTACCAGACAATATTCCTGTTGAAGTTGAAGCAGTTTTCGAATTATTTTAG
- a CDS encoding amidohydrolase, translating into MKIALIQSDLYWEDALKNKKSFETIINKIDSGINLIVLPEMFSTGFTMNASEMAESINGETVLWMQSMAKQKNCAITGSLIITENGNYYNRMLFVFPSGEMQYYDKRHLFSLAGENQFYTSGAQKVIVDYLGWKICLQICYDLRFPVFARNVENYDLLLYVANWPKVRTNAWDSLLKARAIENLSYVVGVNRIGLDANNYEHIGHSQVVDFLGNYILQPQETAGVFVVELDKNVMLETRKKLDFLSDRDFFEIKI; encoded by the coding sequence ATGAAAATCGCACTAATTCAATCAGATCTTTATTGGGAAGATGCTCTTAAGAACAAAAAAAGCTTCGAAACGATCATAAATAAAATCGATTCCGGCATAAATTTGATTGTTCTTCCTGAAATGTTTTCTACCGGATTTACCATGAATGCTTCAGAAATGGCTGAAAGTATAAACGGAGAAACCGTTCTCTGGATGCAGTCAATGGCTAAACAGAAAAATTGTGCTATTACAGGAAGTTTAATAATTACAGAAAACGGAAATTATTATAACCGAATGTTATTTGTTTTTCCGTCAGGCGAAATGCAATATTATGACAAGCGTCATTTGTTTTCGCTCGCAGGAGAAAATCAATTTTATACTTCAGGAGCTCAAAAAGTAATTGTTGATTATCTGGGTTGGAAGATTTGTCTGCAGATTTGTTATGATTTAAGATTTCCGGTTTTTGCAAGAAATGTCGAAAATTACGACCTGCTTTTGTATGTTGCCAATTGGCCAAAAGTGCGAACAAATGCCTGGGATTCTTTACTAAAAGCCCGTGCAATCGAAAACTTAAGTTATGTAGTTGGTGTAAATAGAATAGGATTGGATGCTAACAATTACGAACATATTGGACATTCGCAAGTTGTTGATTTTTTAGGAAATTACATTCTTCAACCACAAGAAACAGCAGGTGTTTTTGTGGTCGAATTAGATAAAAATGTAATGTTGGAAACCCGAAAAAAACTTGATTTTTTAAGTGATAGAGATTTCTTTGAGATTAAGATTTAG
- a CDS encoding D-TA family PLP-dependent enzyme — protein sequence MQDNWWKINSELRIDTPFLAVYEDRIQSNIERLIEAVNGDTQKLRPHIKTHKIGEILDLFKTYNINKVKCATIAEAELAAIHEISDVLLAYQPVGAKKDRWISLIQKYPNVTFSTIVDNLDSAKALDQIAEKNNLKLTVYLDLNTGMNRTGISIHKNWCELIDEIVKLKNIHFAGIHIYDGHVKGDVEHRTAIASNVFFSINEEIEAIQKKLAYKLKIVAGGSNTFPFYATQKNVECSPGTFVFWDFNYQSNLPEQKFKPALIIVGTIISKPTASTFCIDIGYKAVSSENPIDKRLVILNDENLIPIAHSEEHLIIENKGKNEYAIGDTIYAQPYHVCPTCALYDSVQVVNAAHEICDQWFVVARSRKINI from the coding sequence ATGCAAGACAATTGGTGGAAAATTAATTCCGAACTCCGCATTGACACTCCATTTTTGGCAGTTTACGAAGATCGTATTCAGTCGAATATTGAGCGTTTGATTGAAGCTGTAAATGGCGATACTCAAAAGTTACGACCACACATAAAGACGCACAAAATTGGCGAGATTCTCGATTTATTTAAAACCTACAACATCAACAAAGTTAAGTGTGCCACAATTGCCGAAGCTGAACTTGCCGCCATACACGAAATCTCAGATGTACTTCTCGCCTACCAGCCTGTTGGTGCTAAAAAAGACAGATGGATTTCATTGATTCAAAAATATCCAAATGTTACCTTTTCGACTATTGTTGACAATTTAGATTCGGCGAAAGCCTTAGATCAAATTGCAGAGAAAAACAATTTGAAACTTACGGTTTATTTGGATTTGAATACGGGAATGAACAGAACCGGAATTTCAATTCATAAAAACTGGTGCGAGTTAATTGATGAAATTGTTAAACTAAAAAACATTCATTTTGCCGGAATTCACATTTACGACGGCCATGTAAAAGGAGATGTCGAACATAGAACAGCAATTGCTTCGAATGTATTTTTTAGCATAAATGAAGAAATTGAAGCTATTCAGAAAAAACTAGCTTACAAATTAAAAATTGTTGCTGGAGGATCAAATACATTTCCGTTTTATGCGACTCAAAAAAATGTAGAATGCAGTCCGGGAACATTTGTTTTTTGGGATTTTAATTACCAATCTAATTTACCCGAACAAAAATTCAAACCTGCTTTGATTATCGTTGGAACCATAATTTCAAAACCAACTGCTTCTACTTTTTGTATTGATATTGGCTACAAAGCTGTTTCTTCAGAAAATCCAATCGACAAAAGATTAGTGATCTTAAATGACGAAAATCTAATTCCGATTGCCCATTCAGAAGAACATTTAATTATAGAAAATAAAGGAAAAAACGAGTATGCTATTGGCGACACGATTTATGCTCAGCCTTATCATGTCTGTCCAACTTGTGCACTTTATGATTCGGTTCAGGTAGTGAATGCAGCACATGAAATTTGCGATCAATGGTTCGTCGTTGCCCGCAGCAGAAAAATTAATATCTAG
- a CDS encoding aldolase produces MYSILKTQGVLPLVTQINIETAQIVLQSAADAGIKIIEFAARADNAKEVFSQMIAFKKANNLDVKIAVGSILSVDDAETFHQLGADCIVCPHTDLEIGNYCFKNNIYWIPGAATLNEILHANKLGAEVVKLFPADKIGGPGYVKAIRAPFPNLKIMPTGGVTLEESNLKSWFKSGVVCVGIGSNLFSKEMLLNLSYEQSLQAFQNLIEVVQKTRN; encoded by the coding sequence ATGTACAGCATATTAAAAACGCAAGGTGTACTTCCGTTAGTAACACAAATCAACATTGAAACAGCCCAAATAGTCTTGCAATCAGCGGCTGATGCTGGCATTAAAATTATCGAGTTTGCAGCTCGTGCAGATAATGCTAAAGAAGTTTTTAGCCAAATGATAGCTTTTAAAAAAGCAAATAATTTAGATGTAAAAATAGCCGTTGGATCTATTTTAAGCGTAGATGATGCCGAAACGTTTCATCAATTGGGAGCAGATTGTATCGTTTGCCCTCATACTGATTTAGAAATTGGAAATTATTGTTTCAAAAATAATATCTATTGGATTCCCGGAGCCGCAACGTTAAACGAAATTCTTCACGCCAATAAATTAGGTGCCGAAGTTGTAAAACTTTTTCCTGCCGATAAAATTGGCGGACCCGGATATGTAAAAGCAATTAGAGCACCATTCCCTAATTTGAAAATTATGCCAACAGGAGGCGTAACTTTAGAAGAAAGTAATTTAAAATCCTGGTTTAAATCAGGAGTAGTTTGCGTTGGGATTGGTTCTAATTTATTTTCAAAAGAAATGCTTTTGAACTTAAGTTATGAGCAATCATTACAAGCTTTTCAAAATTTAATTGAAGTTGTACAAAAAACAAGAAACTAA
- a CDS encoding SusD/RagB family nutrient-binding outer membrane lipoprotein — MKKITLLYITGILLGSMTACTKDFEEINTNPNVVEKPNPNFIFSRAQLDGLNNNYFFTNILECGGMMQHYATYKEASGVGDKYLNNEVYYSAYFNQIYPTALNETEIVIDAVKSNPNDSNKLNIARIWKVYLYHRITDLYGDIPYTEAAKANSTQIFLPKYDTQEFIYKDLLKELDETATALDPAKPSFGKADFIYDGDVTKWKKFSYSLMLRLGLRLSKVDPALSKTWVTKAIAGGVILNGTDNAIMKYTDGPNDFNKNPVGFDARRQDFTAGSYGTKNVEGGKLAKTFIDLLQSTADPRISVYAGVWQGTTQNTSAAVQKGFPNGTKTAPTPAEQATYSEPNQSTIFKYDAPLVLISNAETNLYLAEAAVRGWYTGETDKDLYEKGVKASFLNMGIYGAAYAIADATPYLTLNPYNTAGSTEAKMNQIHTQIYVALFVDEQEVYANWRRTGYPVLVPVNFPGNVTNGTIPRRLKYSTSEYSVNSTNLAEAVKRQGEDTFTTKIWWDK; from the coding sequence ATGAAAAAGATAACCTTATTATACATAACAGGCATACTTTTAGGAAGTATGACCGCCTGTACAAAAGATTTCGAAGAAATCAATACCAACCCCAATGTTGTTGAAAAACCAAATCCGAATTTTATTTTCAGCAGAGCACAATTAGATGGTTTAAACAACAATTATTTCTTCACCAATATTCTGGAATGCGGAGGAATGATGCAACATTATGCTACTTATAAAGAAGCCTCTGGCGTGGGAGACAAATATTTAAACAACGAAGTTTATTATTCTGCATATTTTAACCAGATATATCCAACTGCTTTAAATGAAACCGAAATCGTAATTGATGCCGTAAAAAGTAATCCAAACGATAGTAACAAACTGAACATTGCCAGAATCTGGAAAGTTTATTTGTATCATAGAATTACAGATTTATACGGAGACATTCCGTATACTGAAGCGGCAAAAGCAAATAGTACACAAATATTTCTTCCAAAATATGATACTCAGGAATTCATATACAAAGATTTATTAAAAGAATTAGATGAAACTGCAACAGCCTTAGATCCTGCTAAACCAAGTTTTGGCAAAGCCGATTTTATCTATGACGGGGATGTTACAAAATGGAAAAAATTCTCGTACTCCTTAATGCTTCGTTTGGGATTAAGATTAAGTAAAGTTGATCCGGCACTATCAAAAACATGGGTTACAAAAGCTATTGCAGGTGGAGTTATCCTTAACGGAACTGATAATGCGATCATGAAATATACTGACGGACCAAATGACTTCAACAAAAATCCTGTTGGTTTTGACGCCAGAAGACAAGATTTTACAGCGGGTTCTTACGGAACAAAAAATGTGGAAGGCGGAAAATTAGCCAAAACATTCATCGATTTATTACAATCTACAGCCGATCCAAGAATTAGTGTTTACGCAGGAGTTTGGCAAGGAACAACTCAGAATACAAGTGCAGCGGTTCAAAAAGGTTTTCCTAACGGAACTAAAACTGCGCCAACACCAGCTGAACAAGCAACTTATTCTGAGCCAAACCAAAGTACAATTTTCAAATACGATGCGCCACTGGTACTTATAAGCAATGCCGAAACTAATTTATACTTAGCCGAAGCTGCCGTAAGAGGATGGTATACTGGCGAAACTGATAAAGATTTATATGAAAAAGGTGTAAAAGCATCTTTCTTAAACATGGGAATTTATGGAGCAGCTTATGCAATTGCAGACGCAACGCCATATTTAACACTTAATCCATACAATACAGCAGGATCAACAGAAGCCAAAATGAACCAAATTCATACTCAAATTTATGTTGCTTTATTTGTAGACGAGCAAGAAGTTTATGCCAACTGGAGAAGAACAGGATATCCTGTTTTAGTACCTGTAAACTTTCCGGGTAACGTTACAAACGGCACAATTCCAAGACGTTTGAAATACTCAACCAGCGAATATTCAGTGAATTCGACTAACTTAGCAGAAGCAGTTAAGCGTCAGGGCGAAGACACTTTTACAACCAAAATCTGGTGGGATAAATAA